TGCGTGCCGGTTTGCCCCACAGGAGCCAGCCACATTGACAAATATTCAAATATTACGCTGGTTTATCATGACAAATGTATCGGATGCAAAGCGTGTATCGCCGCTTGTCCGTATGACGCGCGTTACGTTCACCCCGACGGCTATGTGGACAAATGCACTTTTTGCATTCACCGCGTAAAACAGGGCAAAAAACCCGCGTGCGTGTCTGTCTGTCCGACGCATTGCATGTATTTCGGCGATCTGGAAGATCCCACGAGCGACGTGAGCCGTTTGCTCAAAGCGAGGAAGTGGAAAGTAGTCGCTCCGGCGGCAGGGACAAAACCCCAGGTTTATTATTTAATTTAGCCGGAAATCATCTCTCTGGCTCAAATTAAGTCAATATATTTCGAAATTCAAAGGAAAGGTTAAAAATGGACGAAATAGAAATCACTTCCGGTAAAATGAATCATTTGATTGATCCCACTCTTCACATCTGGGGATGGGAGATTCCTGTCTATCTCTTTTTAGGCGGACTGGTGGCAGGAATTGTGGCGCTTTCGGCGATTGTAGTATTATTAGGCAAAGAAAAGAAAATGAGTGTCGCAGCGTCAAAAATTCCGGTATTGGCTCCTATTGTTTTGAGCATTGGCATGTTGGCGCTGTTTCTGGATTTAGAACACAAAATTCGCGTGTACCAATTATACCTGACATTCAAACCTACCTCTCCCATGTCATGGGGCTCGTGGATTTTAGTTTTATTTTATCCGTTCAACCTCTTTTTTATTATCATTCAATTAAAAAACGGCTTTCCCAAATTTTACAATGAAATTTTGCTGAAACGCATACCTCAATTTGACAAAGTCACTGATTTTTTGTCTAAATTTTCCCAACCAATCACGTACATTAATCTTTTTCTTGGTATTGCCATTGGTATTTACACTGGCATCCTTCTAGGCACTTTTTCAGCGAGACCTTTTTGGAATTCTGCTATTTTAGGGCCGTTGTTTCTCGTTTCAGGACTTTCTGCGGCAGCCGCGTTAATTGTCTTGCTTTCAAAGAAAAAAGAAGAAATCAAATTATTCCAAAAAGTCGATCTTGGCTTTATCCTTGTGGAATTGCTATTTTTGGCGCTGCTCATTATTGAACTTGCTACGGGTCCGGCAATCACCAAACAGGCAGTTCAATTAATCATGGGCGGCCAATTGACAGCTTTTTTCTGGGTGTTTGTGATGGGGATTGGTTTGATTATCCCCGGATTGCTCGAACTTTATGAAATTAACGGAAAGCATATCCCTGCTGCCATTTCTCCTGTTCTGGTGTTAATTGGCGGCTTGCTGCTGCGTTTTCTCATGGTGGAAGCCGGACAAATTTCAACCTGGATTCCTTATTGAGACTAAAATTTTTTAAAACAAAATAAATCATTAAACTGAGAGGTAAAGTTTATGGAAGCACAAAAATATTGGCCTCCTTATGCAGTTGGCGTCATGTTAGGTCTGGTATTATTATCAGCGTATTTCTTTTCTGGCAGAGGTTTGGGAGCCTCTGGAGCAGTTAAACGAACAGTTGCCTACGTTGAAATGAAAGCCGCTCCGAGTTATGTGGAAAATAATCACTTTTTAAGCCATTATGCCCACGGCAAACACAGTCCGTTGCGCAATTGGCTTGTTTTTGAAGTATTGGGCGTCATGGTCGGCGGACTTATTTCCGGGGCTCTTGCCGGTCGATCGAAATGGACAATTGAGCGGGGACCTCGATTCTCCGATAAAAAACGACTGCTATTTGCATTTATTGGCGGCTCCCTTATGGGGTTCGGCGCTGCTCTGGGACGGGGTTGCACCAGCGGACAGGCGCTAAGCGGCGGAGCCACTCTGGCGGTCGGAAGTTGGGCATTTATGCTCATGGTTTTTGCTGGCGGCTATATGCTTGCCTATTTTATGAGAAAACAATGGATTTAAATTTGCAAAATATAATTTTTACATGCTGATTTTTAATAAATTATGAGGTGAATATGTTTGCACCATTAGAACAAATGGGTTTCTTCGGCGAAACAACCGGTTTTGTGATTGCTTTCCTCATCGGCATTGGCTTTGGCTTTTCCCTGGAGCGCGCCGGATTTGGAAATGCCAATAAGTTGGCAGCTCA
The genomic region above belongs to Calditrichota bacterium and contains:
- a CDS encoding 4Fe-4S dicluster domain-containing protein, whose amino-acid sequence is MAKYAMVIDTKKCVGCSDCVVACKTENQTPEGFHRDWIVQQTHGTYPNLALEIRSERCNHCENPPCVPVCPTGASHIDKYSNITLVYHDKCIGCKACIAACPYDARYVHPDGYVDKCTFCIHRVKQGKKPACVSVCPTHCMYFGDLEDPTSDVSRLLKARKWKVVAPAAGTKPQVYYLI
- the nrfD gene encoding polysulfide reductase NrfD produces the protein MNHLIDPTLHIWGWEIPVYLFLGGLVAGIVALSAIVVLLGKEKKMSVAASKIPVLAPIVLSIGMLALFLDLEHKIRVYQLYLTFKPTSPMSWGSWILVLFYPFNLFFIIIQLKNGFPKFYNEILLKRIPQFDKVTDFLSKFSQPITYINLFLGIAIGIYTGILLGTFSARPFWNSAILGPLFLVSGLSAAAALIVLLSKKKEEIKLFQKVDLGFILVELLFLALLIIELATGPAITKQAVQLIMGGQLTAFFWVFVMGIGLIIPGLLELYEINGKHIPAAISPVLVLIGGLLLRFLMVEAGQISTWIPY
- a CDS encoding YeeE/YedE family protein; its protein translation is MEAQKYWPPYAVGVMLGLVLLSAYFFSGRGLGASGAVKRTVAYVEMKAAPSYVENNHFLSHYAHGKHSPLRNWLVFEVLGVMVGGLISGALAGRSKWTIERGPRFSDKKRLLFAFIGGSLMGFGAALGRGCTSGQALSGGATLAVGSWAFMLMVFAGGYMLAYFMRKQWI